GTGATGAGGTCGTCCATCCGCTTCAGCTCCCCCTCGATGTCGTCGAGGTGCGGGCTATCACAGTCTTCTCTGACCAACTCCAGTCGTCCATTCGCCACGTTCAGGGGATTCCGAAGGTCGTGAGAGACGAAGCTGGCGAACTCCTCCAGACGGTCCCGCTCCCGTTTGAGCTCGCGTTCGCTGTACTTCAGCTCCGAAACGTCCCGACAGATGGCTACGGTCCCGTCCACGCGTCCGTTCTCGTCGTAATGCGGGTACCGGAGCGTCGAGAACCACTCCTCGCCCCGGTGAGGGAACGACGGGCGGATCTCGTACCGAAGCGCAGACTCCGTTTCGATCACTTGCGCTTTGTTCGACGCGATTGTGTCGGCAGCCTCCTCGTCCATGAACGCGTACTCGTCGGCACCGAGCAGGTCATTCGTCGACATACTCGCGTAGTCCGCCACGGCTTGATTGATGACCTCGAACTCCCCGTCCCGGTTCTGCAACATCACCGGGTCGTCGAGTTGCTCGACGACATCCCGATACAGCAGGAGCCTCTGTTCGGCGTGATAGTCCTCGATCTCCGCAAGCAGGACATCGATCAGGTCCGGCACGCTCGATTTCGGATCATTCCGTTTCCTTACGTAGCGATCCGCGCCGAGATTGAGCGCCTCGATCGCTGTTTCCGCACCAGTTTCTGAGGTGAATAAAATGAACGGTATATCACTCTCCCGTTCTAGCCGGATCGACGTCAGGATGTCGAGTCCATCACCTTTCGGGAGGTGGTAGTCGGAGACAACGGCGTCGTATTCTCGCTCGTTCAGGCAATCGAGCGCGTCGCTCGCGGACGCTGCGGTCTCGACCCTGAATTGACTCTCCGCACGTGATAGCGTCTCCTCGAGCGCGTTCGCAGCGGCCGACTCGTCGACGAGAAGTACTTCCAACGGCGCGCCCACATCCGATTTCTATGCGCTATCGCCAGATAAATGCCCATCCACCGTTATCAGCGTTGATATCACTATGACAGTATCAGATCCCGTACAGCGTGACCGTCCAGAAGTCCTCAAAGGCCTGTTCGAGCGCTGGTTCGGGCTCGCCCGTGGCGTCGACGGCGGCGGTCGCGTCGGCGGCGTCGCTGACCGCGCCGAGGACGCTTCGCTCGCCGACGACGAACAGCGGCGCGTCGCCCGGCCGCTCGGCGAGCGCCTCCTGACAGCGCCCGAGGTGCGTGTCGATCTGACCGTCGCGGATCCGCTCGAAGCGCGACTGTGAGAACCCGCCCTTGGAGTGGTTGCTCTTGAGTTCGCTGTCGAAGCCGTGAAAGGCCGTCCGCTCGCGCCCCTCGTAGACGCCCATCGCGAACAGGTCTGACCGGACGAGCGCGAGCGTGAACCGCCCGGTCGGCTCGAACCACGACCGTTCGAGTTCGACGCCGTCGCTCCAGCGCGCGAATGGCTCCGGGGGGTTCGGGATATCGAAAGCGGCACTCACCATCCCGGCGTCGTCGGTCACGGCCAGACAGGGCGCGGCCCGGGAGATCAACGCCGCACGCTCGCCGAACCCCTCTCTAAGCGCGTCCGGTATCCGGTGGTCGTCGGCGACGACCGCGGTGAGGACACTCTCCGGTTGCCCTTCGAGCGACGCCAGTCGGTCGAGGACGTCCCCGACGCGCTCGCCCGCGAGTCGCTCGCGTCGTCGGTAGGACAGGGTCTGTTCGCCGTCTTCGAGTCGGTCGATCCGGTCCCGCAATTGCGTGATCCGGTCTTCGAGTTCGTTGACGCGACGTTCGGCGGCCTGTCTGTCGGTGACGGCGTCCTTGCGACGCTCCCGCTCGGCCTCGAGGCGGTCCTGCAGGTCGGCCTTCTCGTCTTCGAGCGTTTCGATGCGCTCTTTGAGTTCGGCGCGGCCGAACAACTCGTCGAACATACCCGCATGCGGGAGACGAAGGCGCTTAAATCCCGGTCTGATCCGGCAGGGACTGTTCCATCCCCAGCAGTTGCTCGGCCCGGTCGGCCTTCACGAGGAAGACCTCTCTGAGCGCCGGGGGATTGCGGATCCGCGCGTCGTCTTCGAGAATCGCCGGCGGAACTGCGAGCGTGTCAGCCGGCACGCCGTCGTCGGCGTGGACCCGGAAGTGTCGCGTCCCGAGTTTCATTACGAGCGGCTGTTCGGGTGTCGTGTGCTCTGCGTACAGTTGCGTCGCTATCTGTTCGTACTGCTGGCGACACAGTGTCGCTGGCTCGTGGTCCTGTGGCTCGACGTAGCGACGCCCGAGATAGTACCCCCGGGAGAACTGTTCGAACATTCTATGCGTGTGTCTCTCTCACACGAACGCGTATAAGTCTTCCGCGGGCTCGTCCGGGCCGGCTGTGGGAGCAGCACAATCGACGCGGGATCACTCCCCGGAGACGCGCTTGATCGCGGTCGCGTTGACGAAGTAGACAGTCGCGTTCATTTCGAGATGGTATCGCCACCAGGATCAGGAGATATAGATCGCTGGCCGGCCGGGTTCGGCCCGCGCTGCGAGTTCGTCGTCGGCGTCGCTCGCCTCGCGCACCTCGACGGCGGCGTCGAACTCGTCTTCGAGCAGCCACGATGCTCGCTCCAGTTCCGCCCGCTCGGTCGCCCGCGAGAGGACCGGTTCCAGCCCTTCCCGCTGGAGGGACTGGGCGTACGATTCGGCGGCTGTACCGTGCTGGCGAACCGTCTCGTCGCTCATGACCGCCGAGACGATCGACTCCTCGTCGGCCTCGCGGGCGGTCTCGTAGGCAGTGTACTTCCAGCCCGGCGCGACGACCAACTCGACTCGCTCGGGGTTATCGATCCCAGCGGTCTCGACGATGTCGCGCACGTCGTCTCTGACTGTTGTGACGAGCGTGCGCTCGCGGTCGTAGGCCTCGATATCGCTCGCGGTCGTCGGCCAGTCGGCCTCGACGATCAGTCTGTCGGCCTGCAGCATGTTCCAGCACTCCTCTGCCAGGTACGGCGCGACGGGCGCGAGCAGCCGAAGCAGGGTCTTCAGTCCCGCCCGGTAGGTCTCGGCGTCCGGCGTGTCGTAGGCGCGATACCGGCCGAGCAGTCGCGTGAGCCGCCGGATTTCGTCGATCGCTTGATGAATCCGAAAGCTGTCGTAGTCCTCTGTCGCCGCCGCGACCGCCCGGTCGAGTTCTCGGTCGAGATACCGCTCCGCGGGACCGTCCCGGTCGGCCAGTTGAATCCCCTCGGCGTACTCGTAGACGAGGCTGTAGATGCCCTGCTGGAGGTCGTAAGCCTCGCCGACGTCCTTGGCCGCCCAGTCGAAGTCGCGGTTCGGGTGGGCCGCGCTGAGCACGAACAGCCGCGTCGTCTCCGCGCCGTACTCGTGAGGCGCGATCGCGTTGCCCTCGGTGTCCGACATTTTCCGGCCGCCGTGCAGGACCGTCCCCTGATTGACGAGCCGATCGACCGGCTCGCGGTGCTCGAGCAGGCCGATATCGGCCAGCGCGCGGGCGAAAAACCGGATGTACAGCAGGTGTAACACGGCGTGTTCCTTCCCGCCGACGTAGACGTCGACCGGGAGCAGCTCGTTTGCGAGGTCCGGATCGAAGGGCACGTCCTCGCGGTCGGGCGAGAGAAATCGCAGGAAGTACCACGACGAATCGACGAACGTGTCCATCGTGTCGGTCTCGCGTTCGGCGGGTCCGCCGCATTCGGGACAGGTCGTCTCCGTCCAGTCAGTCGCCTCATCGAGGGGGTTGCCCCGCGTCTGGACGAACTCGGGCAGCTCGATCGGGAGGTCGTCCTCGGGGACGAGCACCGGGCCGCACTCCTCGCAGTGGACGATCGGGATTGGCGTCCCCCAGTAGCGCTGGCGGGAGATCAGCCAGTCGCGCAGGCGATACTGAGTGTCCGGCTCGGCGGCGTCGAGGTCGTCGACGATCTCCGATCTGGCCGCCTCGGTCGAGCGACCCGTATACGCGCCGCTGTCGAGCAACTCGCCCTCGCCGGTGTAGGCCTCGCGGTCGAGATCAGCCGACCCCGACGCGGGTTCGACGACCTGTCGGACCGGAAGATCCATCGCCGTCGCGAACTCGTGATCGTGCTCGTTGTGGCCAGGGACGCCCATCACCGCGCCCGTGCCGACGTCATCGAGCACGTACGCCGCGACGTAGACCGGGATCTCCTCGCCGGTCGCGGGGTTCGTCGCCGTCCGGTCGGTCGGGACGCCCGCGGTCTCGCGCTCCTCGTCGGTCTCGACGTACTCGGCGACGGTCGCGTCCTCGGCGGCCAGTTCGCGCGCGAGGTCGTGGCCGGGACCGACCGCCAGATAGGTCGCGCCGTGGATCGTCTCGGGCCGGGCGGTGAAGACCTCGACCGGGCCGTAGCCGCCGACCTCGAAGGCGACTTGTGCGCCCTCGCGTTTGCCGATCCAGTTGCGCTGCATCTCGGTGACGCTGTCGGGCCAGCCATCGAGGTCGTCCAGTCCCGCCAGCAGTTCCTCGGCGTAGTCGGTGATCGTGAAGAACCACTGGTCGAGTTCGCGCGTCTCGACCGGCGTGTCACACCGCCAGCAGACCCCCTCCGTGCCGGGATCGAGATCGACATCCGCGGGCGGATCGACGACCTGCGCGTCGGCCAGCACGGTCTCGCAGTCGGGACACCAGTTGACCTCGGCCCCGCGGTAGTCGACCAGCCCTTCCTCGTAGAACTCCCGAAAGAAGTGCTGGTTCCAGCGGTAGTACTCGGGGTCGGAGGTCGTGATTTCGCGGCTCCAGTCGTAGCCAAAGCCCATCGTCTCCATTTCCTCGCGCATTCGCGCGATGCAGGAGTCAGTCCATGACTGGGGGTCGGTCGCGCGCTCGTGGGCGGCGTTCTCGGCGGGCAGGCCGAAGGCGTCCCAGCCCATCGGGTGCAGGACGTCGTGGCCCTGCATGCGCTTGAACCGGGCGTAGGCGTCCGTGATGGCGTAGTTGCGGACGTGGCCCATGTGGAGGTTGCCCGACGTGTAGGGGAACATCCCCAGGACGTACAGCGGGTCCTCCAGGTCCTCGAGTTCGTAGACGTCTTCCTGGTTCCAGCGGTACTGCCAGAACTCCTGTACGCTCTCGTGGTCGTAGGTGCGTCCTCGGTGCATTGGTGGCTCCCCGCGTCCGGCGCGTTACCGGGGGTTCGGGTGAACGAGGGAAAACACTTCGGCTGTTCGGGGTCGTCTAGGTGGAGACGTGGCTGTTGTGAAGAGTGAATAAAACGAAAAAGTGAGTTTCGTTAGTTAGGCCTCAGGACCTTCCCAGGTACCAAGTGTGGATGACGAGTCGCCGGAGGGATCATTGTAGACGACTCGGACAGTATCGTCAATGTCCACGCCGATATTTGCTGTATCCCCAGACGAGACATCATTTGACCAAGGCGATTCAGTACTATTTCCGTCCGTCACTTCTAGGTCCTCGCCGCTAATTGTGTCTCCGCTTTCGTGAGTTACAGTGAGTGTGCCGTTTCGAGAAGTATCATTTAGATAGTAGTTGCTAGACGGTGTGGTTGAATTGTCATAGTCGAAATCAAAGCTCGCCTGCGGTGTCGTGTTCGTTGTGTCGCCCAGTCCGAGGACGAACGACGCGATGACAGCCGCGAGGATCACCGTGATCGCGACCATCAGGATCACGCCGATCACCGGACTGACTGCGTCGTCGTCGGTGAAGAGTTCTTTCAGTTTCATAGATTATGCGTCAGGCCCTTCCCAAGTGCTGAGCGTGCTGGAGCTATCTCCAGACTCATCAGTGTATACGATTCGGACTGTGTCATCACTGTCGACTCCAAAAGTGAGAGTAGTGCCGGCACCGATTTTTTCACCATCATCTATGGTGCTGCTGAAGTTGCTACT
This window of the Halapricum desulfuricans genome carries:
- the leuS gene encoding leucine--tRNA ligase, translating into MHRGRTYDHESVQEFWQYRWNQEDVYELEDLEDPLYVLGMFPYTSGNLHMGHVRNYAITDAYARFKRMQGHDVLHPMGWDAFGLPAENAAHERATDPQSWTDSCIARMREEMETMGFGYDWSREITTSDPEYYRWNQHFFREFYEEGLVDYRGAEVNWCPDCETVLADAQVVDPPADVDLDPGTEGVCWRCDTPVETRELDQWFFTITDYAEELLAGLDDLDGWPDSVTEMQRNWIGKREGAQVAFEVGGYGPVEVFTARPETIHGATYLAVGPGHDLARELAAEDATVAEYVETDEERETAGVPTDRTATNPATGEEIPVYVAAYVLDDVGTGAVMGVPGHNEHDHEFATAMDLPVRQVVEPASGSADLDREAYTGEGELLDSGAYTGRSTEAARSEIVDDLDAAEPDTQYRLRDWLISRQRYWGTPIPIVHCEECGPVLVPEDDLPIELPEFVQTRGNPLDEATDWTETTCPECGGPAERETDTMDTFVDSSWYFLRFLSPDREDVPFDPDLANELLPVDVYVGGKEHAVLHLLYIRFFARALADIGLLEHREPVDRLVNQGTVLHGGRKMSDTEGNAIAPHEYGAETTRLFVLSAAHPNRDFDWAAKDVGEAYDLQQGIYSLVYEYAEGIQLADRDGPAERYLDRELDRAVAAATEDYDSFRIHQAIDEIRRLTRLLGRYRAYDTPDAETYRAGLKTLLRLLAPVAPYLAEECWNMLQADRLIVEADWPTTASDIEAYDRERTLVTTVRDDVRDIVETAGIDNPERVELVVAPGWKYTAYETAREADEESIVSAVMSDETVRQHGTAAESYAQSLQREGLEPVLSRATERAELERASWLLEDEFDAAVEVREASDADDELAARAEPGRPAIYIS
- a CDS encoding type IV pilin; translation: MKLKELFTDDDAVSPVIGVILMVAITVILAAVIASFVLGLGDTTNTTPQASFDFDYDNSTTPSSNYYLNDTSRNGTLTVTHESGDTISGEDLEVTDGNSTESPWSNDVSSGDTANIGVDIDDTVRVVYNDPSGDSSSTLGTWEGPEA
- a CDS encoding ATP-binding response regulator, with product MGAPLEVLLVDESAAANALEETLSRAESQFRVETAASASDALDCLNEREYDAVVSDYHLPKGDGLDILTSIRLERESDIPFILFTSETGAETAIEALNLGADRYVRKRNDPKSSVPDLIDVLLAEIEDYHAEQRLLLYRDVVEQLDDPVMLQNRDGEFEVINQAVADYASMSTNDLLGADEYAFMDEEAADTIASNKAQVIETESALRYEIRPSFPHRGEEWFSTLRYPHYDENGRVDGTVAICRDVSELKYSERELKRERDRLEEFASFVSHDLRNPLNVANGRLELVREDCDSPHLDDIEGELKRMDDLITDLLSLAQQGEVVGELEPVRLQECVTQCWNNVDTRDSDLVVDDIPTIRADPNRLTTLLENLFRNADQHGGDDVTVTVGGLEGGFYVADDGPGIPPDERESVFESGYSTDERGTGFGLTIVRQIVGAHGWEIKIADSERGGAWFEITGVEVAEK
- a CDS encoding DUF5802 family protein; its protein translation is MFEQFSRGYYLGRRYVEPQDHEPATLCRQQYEQIATQLYAEHTTPEQPLVMKLGTRHFRVHADDGVPADTLAVPPAILEDDARIRNPPALREVFLVKADRAEQLLGMEQSLPDQTGI
- a CDS encoding Vms1/Ankzf1 family peptidyl-tRNA hydrolase, with amino-acid sequence MFDELFGRAELKERIETLEDEKADLQDRLEAERERRKDAVTDRQAAERRVNELEDRITQLRDRIDRLEDGEQTLSYRRRERLAGERVGDVLDRLASLEGQPESVLTAVVADDHRIPDALREGFGERAALISRAAPCLAVTDDAGMVSAAFDIPNPPEPFARWSDGVELERSWFEPTGRFTLALVRSDLFAMGVYEGRERTAFHGFDSELKSNHSKGGFSQSRFERIRDGQIDTHLGRCQEALAERPGDAPLFVVGERSVLGAVSDAADATAAVDATGEPEPALEQAFEDFWTVTLYGI